From a region of the Streptomyces caniferus genome:
- a CDS encoding ABC transporter ATP-binding protein, with the protein MDRVFRGLVADTSIRTRRVGFKESVRRFWPLTRGDRRWILLICLTAIVAAGAETVAILLFAELTDNALQKGSVSAFWRPAGLWLGVAVAGAIVGYLGNSLAAWTAERFVMRLRARVFDHLQTLPPHFFQRNRRGDLVERLTGDVDAIEQLVVSGLVQAATAGFGVIFYAGAALWLRWDLALATFALAPLFWLATTRFTGRVKEVSRRERAADGAITSVVEEGLVNVVLTQAYNRQGDERERLRREAHKWLRASVTSARLNELYGQVVEVLETFCVLAIIGLGAWEIASGRMTLGQLLAFAAFVGYLYPPIRDLGQLGLTVTEATAGAERLLEILDAPPAVTDPDPATVVPAPNRAIGAVEVCEVGFRYPGGEQEVLQDFSFTAVPGELVVITGPSGAGKSTLAALLLRFYDPDTGSVRLDGIPVNRMPLAQLRRNITLLPQDTLVLHDTVEENIACGRDDATHSDVIDAARAADADVFIAALPDGYDTVIAPGTSRLSGGQLQRIAIARAMLRNAPVLILDEPTTGLDTLATQRILGPLRRLAEGRTTLVITHDLDLATDADRILVLDEGRLVESGEHDQLLAQNGLYATLFHAHPPPRNGSVHPLARPTGSH; encoded by the coding sequence ATGGACCGCGTGTTCCGCGGGCTCGTCGCGGACACGTCGATCCGTACCAGACGGGTGGGCTTCAAGGAGTCCGTGCGGCGCTTCTGGCCGCTGACCCGGGGCGACCGGCGCTGGATCCTTCTGATCTGCCTCACCGCCATCGTCGCCGCGGGCGCGGAGACCGTGGCCATCCTGCTGTTCGCCGAACTCACCGACAACGCCCTGCAGAAGGGCTCGGTCAGCGCCTTCTGGAGGCCCGCCGGGCTGTGGCTCGGCGTGGCCGTCGCCGGTGCGATCGTCGGATACCTGGGCAACTCGCTCGCCGCCTGGACGGCGGAACGGTTCGTGATGCGGCTACGCGCCCGGGTCTTCGACCATCTCCAGACGCTGCCGCCGCACTTCTTCCAGCGCAATCGCCGCGGAGACCTGGTCGAGCGGCTGACCGGCGACGTCGACGCCATCGAACAGCTCGTGGTCTCCGGCCTCGTCCAGGCGGCCACGGCCGGATTCGGCGTCATCTTCTACGCCGGAGCCGCCCTCTGGCTGCGCTGGGACCTGGCGCTCGCCACCTTCGCCCTGGCCCCGCTGTTCTGGCTCGCCACCACCCGCTTCACCGGCCGGGTCAAGGAGGTCTCCCGCCGGGAACGTGCGGCGGACGGCGCCATCACTTCGGTGGTCGAGGAAGGGCTGGTCAATGTCGTCCTCACCCAGGCGTACAACCGGCAGGGGGACGAACGGGAGCGGCTCCGTCGCGAGGCTCACAAGTGGCTGCGGGCGTCGGTCACCAGCGCCCGGCTCAACGAGCTGTACGGGCAGGTGGTCGAGGTCCTCGAAACCTTCTGTGTCCTGGCGATCATCGGCCTGGGCGCATGGGAGATCGCCTCGGGCCGGATGACGCTGGGGCAGCTCCTGGCCTTCGCCGCGTTCGTCGGCTACCTCTACCCGCCGATCCGCGACCTCGGCCAGCTCGGTCTGACGGTCACCGAGGCGACCGCCGGCGCCGAACGTCTCCTGGAGATCCTCGACGCCCCGCCCGCCGTCACCGACCCGGACCCCGCGACCGTCGTCCCGGCGCCGAACCGCGCCATCGGCGCGGTGGAGGTGTGCGAGGTCGGCTTCCGCTATCCGGGCGGCGAACAAGAGGTCCTCCAGGACTTCTCGTTCACCGCGGTGCCCGGCGAACTGGTGGTCATCACCGGCCCCAGCGGCGCGGGCAAGTCGACCCTGGCCGCCCTGCTGCTGCGGTTCTACGACCCCGACACCGGCAGCGTCCGGCTGGACGGCATCCCCGTGAACCGGATGCCGCTCGCCCAGCTCCGCCGGAACATCACCCTGCTGCCCCAGGACACCCTCGTCCTGCACGACACCGTGGAGGAGAACATCGCCTGCGGACGCGACGACGCGACCCACTCCGATGTCATCGACGCCGCGCGGGCCGCCGACGCCGACGTGTTCATCGCCGCCCTCCCCGATGGCTACGACACGGTCATCGCCCCGGGCACCTCCCGGCTCTCCGGCGGCCAGCTGCAGCGCATCGCGATCGCCCGTGCCATGCTGCGCAACGCCCCCGTCCTCATCCTCGACGAGCCCACCACCGGCCTGGACACCCTGGCCACCCAACGCATCCTCGGGCCGCTGCGCCGCCTCGCCGAAGGACGCACCACTCTCGTGATCACCCACGACCTGGACCTCGCCACGGACGCCGACCGCATCCTGGTCCTGGACGAGGGACGCCTGGTGGAGTCGGGCGAACACGACCAACTCCTCGCCCAGAACGGCCTGTACGCCACCCTCTTCCACGCCCACCCGCCGCCCCGCAACGGCTCGGTGCACCCCCTCGCCCGCCCGACTGGCAGCCACTGA
- a CDS encoding APC family permease: MTRPAAAGSDSAAGAHHLHRAVGFWGLMFISLGSIIGSGWLLGALTTAVIAGPASLVSWVLASTMLAVLALAHAELGATYPIAGGTARFPFFAFGPLVGFTAGWMSWLRSVLISPIEVEATLSYMDRIGWVHDQVHVLHPNGTLTGAGLVIASVFMLIFTIINVLGVRLLSGINSVTAVVKTAVPLLTVAVLMALSFHGSNFTAGGGFAPHGAHGVFAALPAGVVFALLGFEQAIQLAGEARNPQRDISRAVIVAMAVGTALYLLLQIAFLAALNPDVVSHSWDNPVGKGNFGPYATLATVVGAGWLATILYVDAVISPAGTGLVYMAGAARLSYAMGRERVLPKSLTQVGRSRVPVVSIILAFVVGEIAFLPFPSWQALVSVVTSAAAIMYAFAPVALYALRLQDGGRNRPYRLPAGPVLAPAGFVFANLIFYWSGYEADWKLGIAALLGFVVLALTRRGIPAAERSGLRAKSALWVWPWLGGMILIGRFGRYGGTRALPAWWDLIIVIVFSLAIFYTAVRLAMPPEAVDAAVQHEEEGESVPPAPGAAR; this comes from the coding sequence GTGACGAGGCCAGCCGCAGCGGGGAGCGACAGCGCCGCCGGAGCCCACCACCTCCACCGGGCGGTCGGATTCTGGGGGCTGATGTTCATCTCCCTGGGATCGATCATCGGCTCCGGCTGGCTGCTGGGCGCCCTGACCACCGCCGTCATCGCCGGCCCGGCGTCCCTCGTCTCCTGGGTACTCGCCTCCACGATGCTCGCCGTGCTCGCGCTGGCCCACGCGGAGCTGGGTGCCACGTACCCGATCGCGGGCGGCACCGCCCGGTTCCCCTTCTTCGCCTTCGGCCCGCTGGTCGGCTTCACCGCCGGCTGGATGTCCTGGCTGCGGTCGGTCCTGATCTCGCCGATCGAGGTCGAGGCCACGCTCTCGTACATGGACCGCATCGGCTGGGTCCACGACCAGGTGCACGTCCTGCACCCGAACGGCACCCTCACCGGGGCCGGACTGGTGATCGCCAGCGTCTTCATGCTGATCTTCACGATCATCAACGTCCTCGGCGTGCGCCTGCTGTCCGGGATCAACTCGGTGACCGCGGTGGTGAAGACGGCCGTCCCCCTGCTGACCGTGGCGGTCCTCATGGCCCTGTCCTTCCACGGCTCCAACTTCACCGCGGGCGGCGGCTTCGCCCCGCACGGAGCGCACGGGGTCTTCGCGGCCCTGCCCGCCGGTGTGGTGTTCGCGCTACTGGGCTTCGAGCAGGCCATCCAGCTGGCCGGTGAGGCGCGCAACCCGCAGCGCGACATCTCCCGGGCGGTGATCGTGGCGATGGCGGTCGGTACCGCGCTCTACCTCCTGCTGCAGATCGCCTTCCTCGCCGCCCTGAACCCCGACGTCGTCAGCCACAGCTGGGACAACCCCGTGGGGAAGGGCAACTTCGGCCCCTACGCCACGCTGGCCACCGTCGTCGGAGCCGGCTGGCTGGCGACCATCCTCTACGTCGACGCCGTCATCTCCCCGGCGGGCACCGGCCTGGTCTACATGGCCGGTGCCGCGCGCCTCTCCTACGCCATGGGACGCGAGCGGGTCCTGCCCAAGTCCCTCACCCAGGTGGGCCGCAGCCGGGTGCCGGTCGTCTCGATCATCCTCGCCTTCGTCGTCGGCGAGATCGCTTTCCTGCCGTTCCCCAGCTGGCAGGCGCTGGTGAGCGTGGTCACCTCGGCGGCGGCGATCATGTACGCCTTCGCTCCGGTGGCGCTGTACGCCCTCCGCCTCCAGGACGGCGGCCGCAACCGCCCCTACCGGCTGCCCGCCGGCCCCGTACTGGCGCCCGCCGGTTTCGTCTTCGCCAACCTGATCTTCTACTGGTCCGGATACGAGGCGGACTGGAAGCTCGGCATCGCCGCCCTGCTCGGCTTCGTCGTCCTCGCGCTCACCCGCCGCGGCATCCCGGCGGCCGAACGCAGCGGCCTGCGCGCCAAGTCGGCGCTCTGGGTATGGCCCTGGCTCGGCGGCATGATCCTCATCGGCCGCTTCGGCCGCTACGGCGGCACCCGCGCCCTCCCCGCCTGGTGGGACCTGATCATCGTGATCGTCTTCAGCCTCGCCATCTTCTACACCGCCGTACGCCTGGCCATGCCCCCCGAGGCCGTGGACGCCGCCGTCCAGCACGAGGAGGAGGGCGAGTCGGTCCCGCCGGCGCCCGGCGCGGCGCGGTGA